The Nocardioides sp. S5 genome includes a window with the following:
- a CDS encoding recombinase family protein — MYARISLDRTGQALGVQRQVEECRERCRSLGWPEPKVYSDNDISARSGKRRPSFEQLLLDVESGYVDGIVAWHLDRVLRRVVDLERVLDAIESQKAAVPVVFLQAGEIDLMTPSGRLLARILAAVAANEGDVKSARLSAQRAQAAQSGQAHGPLGYGYDDHQRIIPEEAEVIREVAQRVLDRETLYSIASDLNARGVATPGSGRWDARRVDRAVERNQRPEVVAVIAAVRGNAAVAAGALARMLRRAGGTPALCTAAWVRDQPWVDHVSSGDHGLDDSTVARLLASAGIPADRSYWRAANVRAMVRRGSLCGWREFSPGQRGGYGELVSQGDWTPILSKAVIEDIRRITDRPSARRGREPKYLLAGILKCGKCGSSLAGSPTGNGGFRYACSKQPGRSHTCGGLTITGPQTDVVISMAIIDAVAEAKVRSGAIKRRSGNGSAAAVAAAETEIVELARLRKHYGLEFAANRLHEDEWDALREGWAIRQREAERVLGQWTPNLHAVLSDVPKKRADIESWWNTAPMRRRRDIVRALVESIEIAPRGKSNNRFDDSRIGEPIWRA, encoded by the coding sequence ATCTACGCGCGAATCAGCCTCGACCGCACAGGGCAAGCGCTCGGCGTTCAGAGGCAAGTCGAGGAGTGCCGAGAACGATGCCGGTCGCTCGGCTGGCCTGAGCCGAAGGTCTACTCCGACAACGACATTTCGGCACGCTCGGGCAAACGGCGGCCGAGCTTCGAGCAGCTTCTGCTCGATGTCGAGTCCGGATACGTCGATGGGATCGTCGCGTGGCACCTCGACCGGGTGTTGCGACGAGTCGTCGACCTTGAGCGAGTGCTCGACGCAATCGAGTCGCAGAAGGCTGCGGTCCCCGTGGTCTTTCTTCAAGCTGGTGAGATCGACTTGATGACACCTTCTGGGCGCCTCCTCGCTCGAATACTCGCTGCAGTCGCCGCCAATGAAGGTGACGTGAAGTCCGCACGCCTATCTGCACAGCGGGCGCAGGCCGCACAGTCAGGCCAGGCCCATGGGCCGCTCGGCTACGGATACGACGACCATCAGCGAATCATTCCGGAGGAAGCAGAAGTCATCCGAGAGGTCGCACAGCGCGTTCTCGACCGTGAGACGCTTTACTCGATCGCCTCTGACCTCAACGCTCGCGGCGTCGCCACCCCCGGGAGTGGCCGATGGGACGCGAGGCGCGTCGATCGCGCGGTTGAGCGCAATCAGCGCCCCGAGGTAGTAGCGGTCATCGCCGCGGTGCGTGGCAACGCCGCGGTCGCCGCTGGCGCGCTCGCCCGGATGTTGCGAAGGGCTGGTGGGACGCCGGCGCTCTGCACGGCTGCGTGGGTGCGTGACCAGCCTTGGGTGGACCACGTCAGTTCCGGGGACCATGGGCTGGATGACTCCACCGTTGCACGCCTGCTTGCGTCCGCTGGAATTCCGGCGGACCGTTCGTACTGGCGAGCCGCGAACGTCCGAGCGATGGTTCGCCGCGGATCGCTCTGCGGGTGGCGTGAGTTCAGCCCTGGCCAGCGTGGGGGATACGGAGAACTGGTTTCGCAAGGAGATTGGACGCCAATTCTCTCGAAGGCAGTGATTGAGGACATCCGGCGCATTACAGACCGGCCGTCTGCGAGGAGGGGCCGTGAGCCGAAGTACCTCCTGGCAGGAATCTTGAAGTGCGGGAAGTGCGGCTCCAGCCTGGCCGGCTCGCCGACCGGCAACGGCGGTTTCCGTTATGCGTGTTCGAAACAGCCTGGTCGATCCCATACGTGCGGTGGTCTCACGATAACGGGACCTCAGACTGACGTGGTCATCTCCATGGCGATCATCGACGCAGTCGCGGAAGCCAAGGTTCGATCAGGTGCGATCAAGCGTCGTAGTGGCAACGGCAGCGCCGCTGCCGTTGCCGCCGCAGAGACCGAGATCGTTGAACTGGCTCGACTTCGCAAGCACTACGGTCTCGAGTTCGCAGCGAATCGGCTTCACGAAGATGAGTGGGATGCTCTGAGGGAAGGGTGGGCGATCCGGCAGCGTGAGGCCGAGCGGGTGCTTGGGCAGTGGACCCCAAACTTGCATGCTGTCCTGTCGGACGTGCCAAAGAAGCGAGCCGACATCGAGTCATGGTGGAACACGGCGCCGATGCGGCGGCGCCGGGACATCGTGCGGGCGCTGGTTGAGAGCATCGAGATCGCGCCGCGTGGTAAGTCGAACAACCGGTTCGATGACTCGCGGATAGGCGAGCCGATATGGCGAGCCTAA
- a CDS encoding response regulator transcription factor: MQDVLVVEDEEDIAVPLMRTLEREGYEVSRASGGAEAVSFAVANDPAVVILDLGLPDMDGLDVCRQMRSGGYEGGIIMVTARAGELDRVVGLDVGADDYLAKPFGLAELLARVRALLRRSGTPTATGDTTVTTSSGLRIDAGSRRVHLNEREIALTAKEFDVLAVLASNHDKVVPRETLMNQVWDQNWYGSTKTLDVTIGRLRSKLEAADAGEKVVAIRGVGFRLETGT, from the coding sequence GTGCAGGACGTGTTGGTGGTTGAGGACGAGGAAGACATCGCAGTACCCCTCATGCGCACCCTCGAGCGTGAGGGCTACGAGGTCAGCCGCGCCTCCGGCGGCGCCGAGGCGGTGTCCTTCGCCGTCGCCAACGACCCGGCGGTCGTGATCCTCGACCTGGGCCTGCCCGACATGGACGGCCTCGACGTGTGCCGTCAGATGCGCTCCGGCGGCTACGAGGGCGGGATCATCATGGTCACCGCCCGTGCCGGCGAGCTCGACCGCGTGGTCGGCCTCGACGTCGGCGCCGACGACTACCTCGCCAAGCCCTTCGGCCTCGCCGAGCTGCTGGCCCGGGTGCGTGCCCTGCTGCGCCGCAGCGGTACGCCGACCGCGACCGGCGACACGACCGTGACCACGTCCTCTGGGCTGCGCATCGACGCCGGCTCGCGCCGCGTCCACCTCAACGAGCGCGAGATCGCGCTGACGGCCAAGGAGTTCGACGTCCTGGCCGTGCTGGCGTCCAACCACGACAAGGTCGTGCCGCGCGAGACGCTGATGAACCAGGTGTGGGACCAGAACTGGTACGGCTCGACCAAGACGCTGGACGTCACCATCGGTCGCCTGCGCAGCAAGCTCGAGGCGGCCGACGCCGGCGAGAAGGTCGTCGCCATCCGCGGCGTCGGCTTCCGCCTCGAGACCGGCACCTGA
- the ligD gene encoding non-homologous end-joining DNA ligase, with protein MTEVQVDVEGRTLTISNLDKVLYPRTGTTKGEVLNYYAQVSPVLLPHLRDRAVTRIRWPHGVEGSSFFEKNAPPGTPSWVRTVEVPTTGSRSGKGDGTIRFPICDDLATLTWLANLAALELHVHQWRVDPDGTPRHPDRLVIDLDPGEPAGLHECAQVALMVREALAERDLVCTPVTSGSKGLHLYAHLPATGRSSLDSDGTTALAKEVAEGLQKEHPDLVTATMTKAKRPGKVFLDWSQNSGSKTTVSPYSLRGRERPTVATPLTWDEVEAGAEDELALEQLTLEQVLARVGELGDVFDA; from the coding sequence ATGACCGAGGTCCAGGTCGACGTCGAGGGCCGCACGCTGACGATCAGCAACCTCGACAAGGTGCTCTACCCACGCACGGGCACGACGAAGGGGGAGGTGCTCAACTACTACGCCCAGGTCTCGCCGGTGCTCCTGCCGCACCTCAGGGACCGCGCCGTCACCCGCATCCGCTGGCCGCACGGCGTGGAGGGGTCGAGCTTCTTCGAGAAGAACGCCCCGCCCGGCACCCCGTCGTGGGTGCGCACCGTCGAGGTGCCGACCACCGGCTCGCGATCCGGCAAGGGCGACGGCACCATCCGCTTCCCGATCTGCGACGACCTCGCGACGCTCACGTGGCTGGCCAACCTCGCCGCCCTCGAGCTGCACGTCCACCAGTGGCGGGTCGACCCCGACGGCACGCCGCGCCACCCCGACCGGCTGGTCATCGACCTCGACCCCGGCGAGCCCGCCGGTCTCCACGAGTGCGCGCAGGTCGCACTCATGGTCCGCGAGGCGCTCGCTGAGCGCGACCTGGTCTGTACGCCGGTCACCAGCGGCAGCAAGGGCCTGCACCTCTACGCCCACCTGCCGGCCACTGGACGGTCGAGCCTCGACAGCGACGGCACCACGGCGCTGGCCAAGGAGGTGGCCGAGGGGCTCCAGAAGGAGCACCCCGACCTGGTGACGGCGACCATGACCAAGGCGAAGCGCCCCGGCAAGGTGTTCCTCGACTGGTCGCAGAACTCCGGGTCCAAGACGACGGTCTCGCCCTACTCCCTGCGCGGGCGCGAGCGGCCCACCGTGGCGACCCCGCTCACCTGGGACGAGGTCGAGGCCGGGGCCGAGGACGAGCTCGCCCTTGAGCAGCTCACGCTCGAGCAGGTGCTCGCCCGGGTGGGGGAGCTGGGCGACGTCTTCGACGCGTGA
- a CDS encoding RNA ligase family protein has translation MRPMLATKGDVVPTGDEWSHEVKWDGVRMLADVPAGGDRARLTTRNGNDATVAWPDLSPAPMGGRDLLVDGEVIGINDAGVPDFAVIQERMHVRSATTAARLAKSVPATFMVFDVMRLDGRDLTGLPLAERREILEGLDLGGWQVPPTYDDGAMLREATLTQGLEGIVSKRLTSTYQPGVRSKAWLKFAHRHRFSFVVGGWRPQEGTKDRLAALLVGKPTAEGLLYRGRVGSGIGGAASRLLGEQLAGREVGVSPFADDVPAADARGTRWVEPFLVVDVDSLNKMPVTRLRQPSYRGVRTDIGPEDVSG, from the coding sequence ATGCGTCCCATGCTCGCCACCAAGGGAGACGTCGTCCCCACGGGCGACGAGTGGTCCCACGAGGTCAAGTGGGACGGCGTACGCATGCTCGCCGACGTGCCGGCAGGCGGCGACCGGGCCCGGCTGACCACCCGCAACGGCAACGACGCCACTGTCGCGTGGCCCGACCTCAGCCCCGCCCCGATGGGTGGGCGCGACCTCCTCGTCGACGGCGAGGTCATCGGCATCAACGACGCAGGGGTGCCGGACTTCGCGGTGATCCAGGAGCGGATGCACGTCCGCTCCGCGACGACCGCGGCCCGGCTCGCGAAGAGCGTGCCGGCGACCTTCATGGTGTTCGACGTGATGCGCCTCGACGGCCGCGACCTGACCGGGCTGCCGCTGGCGGAGCGCCGCGAGATCCTCGAGGGGCTCGACCTCGGCGGTTGGCAGGTGCCGCCGACGTACGACGACGGGGCGATGCTGCGCGAGGCCACGCTGACGCAGGGGCTCGAGGGGATCGTGTCGAAGCGGCTGACCTCGACCTACCAGCCCGGGGTGCGGAGCAAGGCGTGGCTGAAGTTCGCCCACCGGCACCGCTTCTCCTTCGTCGTCGGCGGCTGGCGCCCGCAGGAGGGGACCAAGGACCGCCTCGCCGCGCTGCTGGTGGGGAAGCCGACCGCGGAGGGGCTGCTCTACCGCGGGCGCGTCGGCAGCGGCATCGGCGGCGCCGCGAGCCGGCTGCTCGGTGAGCAGCTCGCGGGCCGGGAGGTCGGGGTCAGCCCCTTCGCCGACGACGTGCCGGCCGCGGACGCGCGCGGCACGCGGTGGGTGGAGCCGTTCCTCGTCGTCGACGTCGACTCGCTGAACAAGATGCCCGTCACCCGCCTGCGGCAGCCGTCCTACCGCGGCGTCCGCACCGACATCGGACCCGAGGACGTGAGCGGATGA
- a CDS encoding Ku protein: MRAIWKGAVSFGLVSVPVKLYAATESHDVSFRQVHAKDGGRIKYQRVCSLDGEEVAYADIAKGYETEDGEMVILTDDDMAELPSTSSREIAVEKFVPRDQIDPLLFEKSYYLEPEGAGAKPYALLRQALLDADRMAVVTVALRQRTSIAVLRVKDDVIVLQTMMWPDEIRTPDFSVEAGDVKDSEVKMAHMLVETLAGDFDASEFEDDYAGAVEALVKSKIEGGEIKRTETSTKTSGEVVDLLAALQKSVAAAKSARGEEADEPAAKTAPAKKSAAAKKAPAKKAPAKKAAAKKTTAAKKAPAKKTATKKRAKKAS, from the coding sequence ATGCGAGCCATCTGGAAGGGCGCAGTCTCCTTCGGCCTGGTGTCGGTGCCGGTCAAGCTCTACGCCGCGACCGAGAGCCACGACGTCTCGTTCCGCCAGGTGCACGCCAAGGACGGCGGTCGCATCAAGTACCAGCGCGTCTGCTCCCTCGACGGCGAGGAGGTGGCGTACGCCGACATCGCCAAGGGCTATGAGACCGAGGACGGCGAGATGGTCATCCTCACCGACGACGACATGGCCGAGCTGCCGTCGACGTCGTCGCGCGAGATCGCGGTGGAGAAGTTCGTCCCGCGCGACCAGATCGACCCGCTGCTCTTCGAGAAGTCCTACTACCTCGAGCCCGAGGGCGCCGGCGCCAAGCCGTACGCCCTGCTGCGCCAGGCGCTGCTCGACGCCGACCGGATGGCGGTCGTGACCGTGGCGCTGCGCCAGCGCACCAGCATCGCGGTGCTGCGGGTCAAGGACGACGTGATCGTGCTGCAGACCATGATGTGGCCCGACGAGATCCGCACCCCCGACTTCTCGGTCGAGGCCGGCGACGTCAAGGACTCCGAGGTCAAGATGGCCCACATGCTCGTCGAGACGCTCGCCGGCGACTTCGACGCCAGCGAGTTCGAGGACGACTACGCCGGCGCCGTCGAGGCCCTGGTGAAGTCGAAGATCGAGGGCGGCGAGATCAAGCGCACCGAGACCTCCACCAAGACCTCCGGCGAGGTCGTCGACCTGCTCGCGGCGCTCCAGAAGTCGGTGGCGGCGGCGAAGTCCGCCCGCGGCGAGGAGGCCGACGAACCCGCGGCGAAGACGGCTCCGGCCAAGAAGTCGGCTGCCGCGAAGAAGGCTCCCGCGAAGAAGGCTCCCGCCAAGAAGGCTGCGGCCAAGAAGACCACTGCTGCGAAGAAGGCTCCCGCCAAGAAGACCGCTACGAAGAAGCGGGCGAAGAAGGCCAGCTAG
- a CDS encoding acetyl-CoA carboxylase carboxyltransferase subunit alpha/beta — MKRWTSHEMLDLVLDEGTFTSWDLPIDLSGVDPAYRAVLEAAAQKAGTDESVVTGRGEVRGRPVAVVVNEFAFLAGSIGRAAADRITAAVRRATAEGLPLLASTASGGTRMQEGTPAFVRMVEISRALMDHRAAGLPYLVHLRHPTTGGVYASWGSLGHVTVAEPGALVGFLGPKVYEALNGRPFRPGVQVAENLAAAGVIDGVVGAEDLPAMVDAALAVLVDGPGPGLLEPRAPRTVGDHAAWDSVERTRRTDRAGVRDLLAHGATGTLQLRGTDEGERDSTVLVALTRLDGQPCVVIGQDRSRQTPGHAMGPGALREARRGMRLAEELGLPLVSVIDTPGAELSPEAEERAIAGEIARCIATLTTMTVPTVSVILGQGCGGGALAFLPARAVVATEHAWLSPLPPEGASVIVHGDVTHAAEMAQRQRVRATDLLADGVVHRVVPEIDGESPRELAVAVAAEVSALLRELTGRTPVAAAS; from the coding sequence GTGAAGCGCTGGACCTCCCACGAGATGCTCGACCTGGTGCTCGACGAGGGCACCTTCACCTCCTGGGACTTACCGATCGACCTCTCCGGGGTCGACCCGGCCTACCGCGCGGTGCTCGAGGCCGCCGCGCAGAAGGCCGGCACCGACGAGTCGGTGGTGACCGGCCGCGGTGAGGTGCGCGGGCGCCCCGTGGCCGTCGTGGTCAACGAGTTCGCCTTCCTCGCCGGCTCCATCGGCCGCGCCGCCGCGGACCGCATCACCGCAGCCGTACGCCGCGCGACGGCCGAGGGGCTCCCGCTCCTGGCCAGCACCGCGTCGGGTGGCACCCGGATGCAGGAGGGCACGCCCGCCTTCGTCCGGATGGTCGAGATCTCGCGGGCGCTGATGGACCACCGCGCCGCCGGGCTGCCCTACCTCGTGCACCTGCGCCACCCCACGACCGGTGGCGTCTACGCTTCCTGGGGCTCGCTGGGCCACGTCACCGTGGCCGAGCCGGGCGCACTGGTCGGCTTCCTCGGACCGAAGGTCTACGAAGCGCTCAACGGCCGGCCCTTCCGGCCCGGCGTCCAGGTCGCGGAGAACCTCGCCGCGGCCGGTGTCATCGACGGCGTCGTCGGCGCCGAGGACCTGCCCGCGATGGTCGACGCGGCCCTCGCCGTGCTCGTCGACGGCCCCGGCCCCGGTCTGCTCGAGCCGCGGGCGCCGCGCACGGTCGGGGACCACGCCGCCTGGGACAGCGTCGAGCGCACGCGGCGTACGGACCGGGCGGGTGTGCGCGACCTGCTCGCCCACGGCGCCACCGGCACCCTCCAGCTGCGCGGCACCGACGAGGGCGAGCGCGACTCCACCGTGCTCGTGGCGCTGACCCGCCTCGACGGCCAGCCGTGCGTCGTGATCGGGCAGGACCGCTCCCGCCAGACACCGGGCCACGCCATGGGTCCCGGCGCGCTCCGCGAGGCGCGACGCGGCATGCGCCTGGCCGAGGAGCTCGGGCTGCCGCTGGTCAGCGTCATCGACACCCCGGGCGCCGAGCTGTCGCCGGAGGCTGAGGAGCGCGCCATCGCCGGCGAGATCGCCCGCTGCATCGCGACCCTGACCACCATGACGGTGCCGACGGTGTCGGTGATCCTGGGTCAGGGCTGCGGGGGAGGGGCGCTGGCGTTCCTGCCGGCCCGGGCGGTGGTCGCCACCGAGCACGCGTGGCTCTCGCCGCTGCCGCCCGAGGGCGCGAGCGTCATCGTCCACGGCGACGTCACCCACGCCGCCGAGATGGCGCAGCGCCAGCGGGTGCGCGCCACGGACCTGCTCGCCGACGGCGTCGTGCACCGCGTGGTGCCCGAGATCGACGGGGAATCGCCGCGCGAGCTGGCGGTCGCCGTCGCCGCCGAGGTGTCCGCGCTGCTGCGCGAGCTCACCGGGCGTACGCCGGTCGCTGCCGCGAGCTGA
- a CDS encoding CoA transferase — MTGPLSDLLVVDLTRALAGPHATQMLGDLGARVIKVEAPGTGDDTRGWGPPFVGEPDARQSTYFLCTNRNKESIALDLKDATDKDVLVGLVERADVLVENFRTGVLERLGLGIEELMRRNPRLVVLSITGFGHDGPEGGRAGYDQIAQGEAGLMSLTGSGPDDPQRVGVPIADLLSGMYGAYGVMAALHERERTGKGTVVRTSLLASVVGVHAFQGTRWTVAGEVGRAQGNHHPSIAPYGLFHCRDGAVQIALGSEGLWKKFCAGFGLDPDAEGLATNGERVARREDVIALVEQAFADWDAEPLLARLAEIGIPAGKVRSLDEVYEWDQVASQGLLVDVEHPTLGEITLPGPPLRFFDADGAEVTRRDHVAPPLLDQHADEIRAWVGGGGA, encoded by the coding sequence ATGACCGGCCCCCTCTCCGACCTGCTCGTCGTCGACCTCACCCGCGCGCTCGCCGGACCGCACGCCACGCAGATGCTGGGCGACCTCGGTGCCCGCGTGATCAAGGTGGAGGCGCCCGGCACCGGCGACGACACCCGCGGCTGGGGCCCGCCGTTCGTCGGCGAGCCCGACGCGCGCCAGTCGACCTACTTCCTGTGCACCAACCGCAACAAGGAGTCCATCGCCCTCGACCTCAAGGATGCGACCGACAAGGACGTCCTGGTCGGGCTCGTCGAGCGCGCCGACGTGCTCGTCGAGAACTTCCGCACCGGCGTGCTCGAGCGCCTCGGCCTGGGGATCGAGGAGCTGATGCGCCGCAACCCGCGCCTGGTCGTCCTCTCGATCACCGGCTTCGGCCACGACGGTCCGGAGGGTGGTCGCGCCGGCTACGACCAGATCGCGCAGGGCGAGGCCGGCCTGATGTCGCTGACCGGCTCGGGTCCCGACGACCCGCAGCGCGTCGGCGTACCGATCGCGGACCTGCTGTCGGGGATGTACGGCGCCTACGGCGTGATGGCGGCGCTGCACGAGCGCGAGCGCACCGGCAAGGGCACCGTGGTGCGTACGTCGCTGCTGGCCTCGGTCGTCGGGGTGCACGCCTTCCAGGGCACCCGCTGGACCGTGGCCGGCGAGGTCGGCCGTGCGCAGGGCAACCACCACCCCTCGATCGCGCCCTACGGCCTGTTCCACTGCCGCGACGGCGCGGTGCAGATCGCGCTCGGCAGCGAGGGGCTATGGAAGAAGTTCTGCGCGGGCTTCGGGCTCGACCCCGACGCCGAGGGCCTGGCCACCAACGGCGAGCGCGTCGCGCGCCGCGAGGACGTCATCGCGCTCGTCGAGCAGGCCTTCGCCGACTGGGACGCCGAGCCGCTGCTGGCCCGCCTGGCCGAGATCGGGATCCCCGCGGGCAAGGTGCGCAGCCTCGACGAGGTCTACGAGTGGGACCAGGTCGCCAGCCAGGGCCTGCTCGTCGACGTCGAGCACCCCACGCTCGGCGAGATCACCCTGCCGGGCCCGCCCCTGCGCTTCTTCGACGCCGACGGCGCCGAGGTCACGCGGCGCGACCACGTCGCCCCGCCTCTGCTCGACCAGCACGCCGACGAGATCCGCGCGTGGGTCGGCGGAGGTGGCGCGTGA
- a CDS encoding sulfite exporter TauE/SafE family protein encodes MTLLEGILVVATGFGAGVLSSTVGVASLLSFPVLVALGLPPVVANVSNTLGLIPGGLGGVLGYRDEVREAGPIARAIVLVCALGAIAGAALLIGLPPGVFEAIVPWLILFTCLLVGVQPRVARWLRQRHEAHHGEARAERRHMSPATTAFATMTGVYGGYFGAGAGVMMVAVLGLGTDLELRVVNGLKTLSLMVGNVVAGLIFIVVAEPRWDVVVTLAAGSLVGGYVGARIGRKLPDAVFRWAVVAAGVVAALLLF; translated from the coding sequence GTGACCCTGCTCGAAGGGATCCTGGTCGTCGCGACCGGATTCGGCGCCGGCGTGCTGTCATCCACGGTCGGGGTCGCCTCCCTGCTCAGCTTCCCGGTCCTGGTCGCCCTCGGGCTGCCGCCGGTCGTCGCCAACGTCTCCAACACCCTCGGCCTGATCCCCGGCGGGCTGGGCGGCGTCCTGGGCTATCGCGACGAGGTCCGCGAGGCCGGTCCGATCGCCCGGGCGATCGTCCTCGTCTGCGCCCTGGGCGCCATCGCCGGTGCCGCGCTGCTGATCGGCCTGCCGCCCGGCGTCTTCGAGGCGATCGTGCCGTGGCTGATCCTCTTCACCTGCCTGCTGGTCGGTGTGCAGCCCCGGGTCGCCCGGTGGCTGCGCCAGCGGCACGAGGCACACCACGGCGAGGCCCGCGCCGAGCGCCGCCACATGTCCCCTGCCACGACGGCGTTCGCCACGATGACCGGCGTCTACGGCGGCTACTTCGGCGCCGGTGCCGGCGTCATGATGGTCGCCGTCCTCGGGCTCGGCACCGACCTCGAGCTCCGGGTCGTGAACGGCCTCAAGACGCTGTCGCTGATGGTCGGCAACGTCGTCGCCGGCCTCATCTTCATCGTCGTGGCCGAGCCGCGCTGGGACGTCGTGGTGACGCTCGCCGCAGGCTCCCTGGTCGGCGGCTACGTCGGCGCCCGCATCGGGCGCAAGCTGCCCGACGCGGTCTTCCGCTGGGCCGTCGTGGCTGCCGGGGTCGTCGCCGCACTGCTGCTCTTCTGA